The Manihot esculenta cultivar AM560-2 chromosome 1, M.esculenta_v8, whole genome shotgun sequence genome has a window encoding:
- the LOC110618443 gene encoding 40S ribosomal protein S19-3, with protein MATAKTVKDVSPHEFVKAYAAHLKRSGKIELPHWTDIVKTGTLKELAPYDPDWYYVRAASMARKIYLRGGLGVGAFRRIYGGSKRNGSRPPHFCKSSGAIARHILQQLQNMNIVDVDPKGGRRITSSGQRDLDQVAGRIVVAP; from the exons ATGGCGACCGCTAAGACTGTCAAGGACGTTTCTCCTCACGAGTTCGTCAAGGCTTACGCTGCTCACCTCAAACGATCTGGCAAG ATTGAGTTGCCTCACTGGACTGATATCGTGAAGACCGGTACACTGAAGGAACTTGCACCTTATGACCCAGACTGGTACTATGTTAGAGCTG CTTCCATGGCTAGGAAGATTTATTTGAGGGGAGGCCTTGGTGTGGGTGCCTTCCGTAGGATTTATGGTGGGAGCAAGAGAAATGGAAGTCGTCCACCCCATTTCTGCAAGAGCAGTGGGGCTATTGCTCGTCACATTCTTCAGCAATTGCAGAATATGAACATTGTTGACGTTGATCCCAAAGG TGGGAGGAGAATCACTTCAAGTGGTCAACGGGATCTTGACCAAGTGGCTGGGCGGATTGTGGTTGCCCCTTGA
- the LOC110599688 gene encoding double-stranded RNA-binding protein 4 — protein MMHKNRLQEYTQRSSLQLPIYSTINEGYQHAPKFRSTVLVDGVQYTSPNTFLHRKEAEQDVARLAFSCIVKKIKDEGCPLVREDTVFCKSILNEFASKMQLQKPTYNTWQPQGLLPVFLSSLIFNGLTYTGEIGRTKKEAEQLAARAVILSLMGSSELGTIISEIVKSKGKLYAALHKLKDSNHTQGGIVPILSEGKEDGAVTVSNNVKSVIPQAVSVMHPPHHEFVIPKLEPVPVPTCEPNELPVAFVRPVIGQSLDAGSSSGKKRKKNKKKANKKVRTESKSAIAAMPLSQASPHPVAS, from the exons ATGATGCATAAGAATAGATTACAAGAGTATACACAAAGATCATCCTTGCAACTTCCAATATATTCTACCATCAATGAAGGGTATCAACATGCACCAAAGTTTAGATCAACTGTGTTGGTGGATGGAGTGCAATACACTTCTCCGAACACTTTTTTGCATAGGAAGGAAGCAGAACAAGATGTTGCAAGACTTGCATTTTCATGCATAGTTAAAAAGATAAAGGATGAAGGATGCCCACTTGTTCGTGAG GATACAGTGTTTTGTAAGTCCATCTTAAATGAATTTGCTAGTAAGATGCAACTGCAAAAGCCTACATACAACACTTGGCAACCACAAGGGCTGCTTCCAGTTTTTTTATCTTCTTTGATTTTTAATGGCTTAACTTATACTGGTGAGATTGGTAGAACCAAGAAAGAGGCTGAACAATTGGCAGCCCGTGCTGTAATTCTCTCTCTTATGG GGAGTTCTGAGTTGGGGACAATTATTTCTGAAATTGTGAAGTCTAAAGGCAAAttatatgctgcattgcataaactTAAGGACTCAAACCATACCCAAGGTGGCATTGTACCTATCTTGAGTGAGGGTAAAGAAGATGGAGCTGTCACAGTTAGTAATAATGTGAAAAGTGTGATTCCACAGGCAGTTTCAGTGATGCATCCTCCCCACCATGAATTTGTCATACCAAAACTAGAACCAGTACCAGTACCAACCTGTGAACCAAATGAACTTCCAGTTGCATTTGTGCGTCCAGTTATAGGACAATCTTTGGATGCTGGTTCTAGTTCTGGGAAAAAACGGAAAAAGAACAAGAAAAAGGCCAACAAGAAAGTTCGAACTGAATCCAA GTCAGCCATTGCTGCAATGCCTTTGAGTCAAGCCTCACCTCATCCAGTAGCTTCGTGA
- the LOC110599704 gene encoding pentatricopeptide repeat-containing protein At1g77360, mitochondrial: MLLMGSNKRRQFHDHRQDANKKHQSSPSSSTTTSNLQSSSNPQTKRPTFPSYLDTPNLPPKVKLLCEIIANTPSSSVEAVFDDAGVRVSQSDVEQVLKLSYSFPGPAVKFFRWAGFQLQDNHSPYSWNLVVDLLGKNSLFDAMWDAIKSMRREGLVSLATFASVFGSYVIAGRVQEAIMTFEVMDQYGCARDVVALNSLLSAICRDGKIVAAVEFLHVARNVIRPDADTYAILLEGWEKEMNVVSARQTFGEMVREIGWDPVNVPAYDTFLCTLLMGCDGLNEAIEFLQIMKERRCSPGMRFFRVALEECLKLSDVKRAGLIWEAMVARNRFMPDTELYNMMITLHCYASNTDMAQRFLDDMVYNGAFPDSLTYNLMFQFLIKSRKLKEASVMFNEMIKNECIPNQANCSAAVRVYIHSKEPYMAIKVWKYMIENYEKELEETGNILVVGLCDFQMDPEAVKYAEGMIEKGIKVTSSSLAKLKQCLVQARKDFVYEALLKKCKAHSVC, from the coding sequence ATGCTTCTCATGGGCAGTAACAAGCGGAGACAATTCCACGACCACCGCCAAGACGCCAACAAGAAACACCAGAGCTCACCTTCCTCCTCCACAACAACATCCAATCTACAATCCTCTTCGAATCCCCAAACTAAACGCCCAACCTTCCCTTCCTATCTAGACACCCCTAATCTCCCTCCCAAAGTTAAGCTCCTCTGCGAAATCATCGCCAACACCCCTTCTTCCTCTGTCGAAGCCGTCTTTGACGACGCCGGTGTTCGTGTCTCTCAGTCCGATGTCGAGCAAGTTCTCAAGCTTTCTTACTCATTCCCTGGCCCCGCCGTTAAGTTCTTCCGCTGGGCCGGTTTTCAGCTCCAAGATAATCACAGCCCTTACTCTTGGAATCTCGTTGTGGACCTTTTAGGTAAGAATTCTTTGTTTGATGCTATGTGGGATGCCATTAAGTCTATGAGACGAGAAGGGTTGGTTTCTTTAGCTACTTTTGCTTCCGTATTTGGTAGTTATGTAATTGCTGGTAGAGTTCAAGAAGCAATTATGACTTTTGAGGTTATGGATCAATATGGATGTGCTCGAGATGTCGTTGCTTTGAATTCGTTATTGAGTGCTATTTGTAGAGACGGAAAGATTGTTGCTGCTGTTGAGTTTTTGCATGTGGCAAGGAATGTCATTAGGCCTGATGCTGATACTTACGCAATTCTTCTGGAGGGGTGGGAAAAGGAAATGAATGTGGTTAGTGCCCGACAAACTTTTGGCGAGATGGTGAGAGAGATTGGTTGGGATCCTGTTAATGTTCCAGCTTATGATACATTTTTGTGTACTTTGCTAATGGGCTGTGATGGGTTGAATGAGGCCATTGAGTTTTTGCAGATAATGAAGGAGAGGAGGTGTTCTCCAGGAATGAGATTTTTTAGAGTAGCACTGGAGGAGTGCTTGAAGTTAAGCGATGTTAAAAGAGCTGGATTAATTTGGGAGGCAATGGTGGCGAGAAATAGGTTTATGCCTGATACCGAGCTGTATAATATGATGATAACTTTGCATTGTTATGCTAGCAATACTGATATGGCACAAAGGTTTCTGGATGATATGGTTTATAATGGAGCCTTTCCTGATAGTCTAACCTATAACTTGATGTTTCAGTTCTTGATTAAGAGTAGGAAGTTGAAGGAGGCTTCAGTTATGTTCAATGAAATGATTAAAAATGAGTGCATTCCTAATCAAGCAAATTGCAGTGCAGCTGTTAGGGTATATATTCATTCAAAGGAACCTTATATGGCGATCAAAGTCTGGAAATATATGATAGAGAATTATGAAAAGGAGTTGGAGGAGACAGGAAATATATTGGTTGTTGGGCTTTGTGATTTCCAAATGGATCCTGAAGCAGTAAAATATGCTGAAGGTATGATTGAAAAAGGAATTAAGGTCACCTCTTCCTCATTGGCAAAATTGAAACAGTGCCTTGTTCAAGCAAGAAAGGATTTTGTGTACGAGGCACTTCTAAAAAAGTGCAAAGCACATTCAGTATGTTAG